One Streptomyces sp. R28 DNA window includes the following coding sequences:
- a CDS encoding LuxR C-terminal-related transcriptional regulator — translation MVSALVVNDQYLHRLALRMLLAAEPDLTVVGEATDAQGAVRASTELRPDIVLMDSDLSGTDSIDTIRRLTQPPRVHGTADSGRAAGHAPRVLVLTPAGQERYAYAALRAGAGGFLLNDAAPDEVTAAVRIVAAGDAVITPGLTRELIEAVRQQRSPRLRPHTSRLETLTGRERDVLVAVASGWSNAEIAERLSIAPTTVKTHVSNILTKIGARARVQAVTYAYESGLVQPAA, via the coding sequence ATGGTCTCCGCACTTGTCGTCAACGACCAATACCTCCACCGACTCGCCCTGCGTATGCTCCTGGCGGCCGAGCCCGACCTGACGGTCGTCGGCGAAGCGACGGACGCGCAGGGGGCGGTCCGGGCGAGTACCGAACTCCGCCCCGACATCGTCCTGATGGACAGCGACCTGTCCGGGACGGACAGCATCGACACGATCCGACGCCTCACACAACCCCCACGCGTCCACGGCACCGCCGACTCCGGCCGTGCGGCAGGACACGCTCCCCGCGTACTGGTTCTGACCCCCGCCGGCCAGGAGAGATACGCGTACGCCGCCCTGCGCGCCGGAGCCGGCGGATTCCTCCTCAACGACGCCGCCCCGGACGAAGTGACAGCGGCCGTCCGCATCGTGGCCGCCGGCGATGCCGTCATCACCCCCGGCCTGACCCGCGAACTGATCGAGGCCGTCCGGCAGCAGCGCAGTCCCCGGCTCCGCCCTCACACGAGCCGCCTCGAGACCCTCACCGGACGCGAACGCGATGTCCTGGTCGCCGTCGCCTCGGGCTGGTCCAACGCCGAGATCGCCGAACGCCTGTCCATCGCCCCGACCACCGTCAAGACGCACGTCAGCAACATCCTCACCAAGATCGGCGCCCGCGCCCGCGTCCAGGCGGTGACCTATGCCTACGAGTCCGGCCTGGTGCAGCCGGCCGCCTGA
- a CDS encoding aldehyde dehydrogenase family protein, producing MVTCQEPQTPAADTPAADTPAPDTPAADRTEDFPSFGPLIGGATVPGPTEWVYALRASALIDDPIGATCYRNALNAGRMGPDAHPETILGRCAVAGPDLMQTALRTARHAADEWGASPRARRAAVAEAFRARLLEHADTLTHLLVEEGHPVRLARMEVANLVTFFAPETTDWCLRQLETRHSAGGRTVSLRRVPDGVVCVQPPQNTPALSVGAAFQSVLAGNALVVRLSRQAPIAAMYLLERIAVPALAEAGAPPGVLSALCTDPAQALDAWLDSPLVDDVLYFGDSIRGEQIEKACLVAGKKPILELGGNDMVLVWRDAPLDRAVDALLESYHGSGQICCAPNIALVHPEIADRLTDRLAERVGALRPGFPDDPEVVLAATPNTAGYDAALADARRAGARVLTGGRHLDVGGRESDVAAFAEPALIRIDGLTRARELRSVRHETFFPMLTVVVPEPAGDDELLAETVSFVAAGAYGLRNSLWAQDPQVIDRFVRDVRSCGQIRVNDSHLAGVPYLSNHGGPGLSGDRSGELNYPMLRTSRLQGVSVAQSPPAPSDGVAPYVPARRRPRVEAVREYPPGWPPEELPGGLPAPFTEAFQHDPYPTLHWLREHRPVSRIMSPDGPGWLLTRYDDVRRAHTDPRVSCDSKRLTAGRMWLRHWPSELRERLFTHLLDSDDPRHGELRAIMRPFFTPARQEQWRSRVQRVVDTRIDQIVDRGRADLMAAVAYPLGGNVLFSVLGATPPRMNHLRAMIWRTAEWNNDVPYVAALAHEIDGFVRKAVAEKRRAPGDDLISLLVRARDEDGLIGEDELHGQVMMMLVAGQDPSINSVGNSLHALLTHPGRLAELRGEPALLETAIGELLRYESPLPFTSWRGTLEAVEFGEVTVPANESLFLCLGAANRDPARFPDPDLLDLRRPTPGHLAFGHGAHYCLGAHIGRMTAEAAVAAVLRRLPGMRLDGTPRWRPSMFERGLSVLPVAWDVPCKTRKTQKTQKVQKTQKLRKQQQPRKGAAR from the coding sequence ATGGTGACCTGTCAGGAACCCCAGACCCCGGCGGCCGACACCCCGGCGGCCGACACCCCGGCGCCCGATACCCCGGCGGCGGACCGCACCGAGGACTTTCCCAGCTTCGGTCCCCTCATCGGCGGCGCCACCGTCCCCGGCCCGACCGAGTGGGTCTACGCACTGCGCGCGAGCGCGCTGATCGACGACCCCATCGGCGCCACCTGCTACCGCAACGCGCTCAACGCCGGGCGGATGGGCCCCGACGCCCACCCGGAAACGATCCTGGGACGCTGCGCCGTCGCCGGACCCGACCTCATGCAGACCGCGCTGCGCACGGCACGGCACGCCGCGGACGAATGGGGCGCCAGCCCGCGAGCCCGACGCGCCGCCGTCGCCGAGGCGTTCCGCGCACGGCTGCTGGAACACGCGGACACGCTGACCCACCTCCTCGTCGAGGAAGGGCACCCGGTGCGGCTGGCCCGCATGGAGGTCGCCAACCTGGTCACCTTCTTCGCCCCTGAGACCACCGACTGGTGTCTGCGGCAGCTGGAGACACGGCACAGCGCCGGCGGACGGACGGTGTCGCTGCGCCGGGTGCCGGACGGCGTCGTCTGCGTGCAGCCGCCGCAGAACACCCCGGCGCTGAGCGTCGGCGCGGCCTTCCAGTCCGTGCTGGCGGGCAACGCGCTGGTGGTGCGGCTGTCACGGCAGGCGCCGATCGCCGCGATGTATCTGCTGGAGCGGATCGCCGTGCCGGCGCTGGCCGAGGCCGGTGCCCCGCCCGGTGTCCTGTCGGCGCTGTGCACCGACCCGGCCCAGGCGCTGGACGCCTGGCTGGACAGTCCGCTGGTGGACGACGTGCTGTACTTCGGCGACTCGATCCGCGGCGAACAGATCGAGAAGGCGTGCCTGGTCGCGGGCAAGAAGCCGATCCTGGAACTCGGCGGCAACGACATGGTCCTGGTGTGGCGTGACGCGCCCCTCGACCGGGCCGTGGACGCGCTGCTGGAGTCGTACCACGGCAGCGGCCAGATCTGCTGTGCGCCCAACATCGCGCTCGTCCACCCGGAGATCGCCGACCGGCTCACCGACCGACTCGCCGAACGCGTCGGGGCGTTGCGGCCCGGCTTCCCCGACGATCCCGAGGTGGTGCTGGCCGCCACACCCAACACCGCCGGATACGACGCCGCGCTCGCCGACGCCCGACGGGCGGGCGCCCGTGTGCTGACCGGCGGACGCCACCTGGACGTGGGCGGCCGGGAGAGCGACGTCGCCGCCTTCGCGGAGCCGGCGCTCATCCGCATCGACGGGCTCACCCGGGCGCGGGAGCTGCGGTCGGTCCGGCACGAGACGTTCTTCCCGATGCTGACCGTCGTCGTCCCCGAACCCGCCGGTGACGACGAACTCCTCGCCGAGACGGTGTCGTTCGTCGCCGCCGGCGCCTACGGCCTGCGCAACTCCCTGTGGGCGCAGGACCCACAGGTCATCGACCGGTTCGTCCGGGACGTCCGCTCGTGCGGCCAGATCCGGGTGAACGACTCACACCTCGCGGGCGTTCCCTACCTGTCCAACCATGGCGGCCCTGGGCTGAGCGGCGACCGGTCCGGGGAGCTCAACTACCCGATGCTGCGCACCAGCCGCCTCCAGGGCGTCTCCGTGGCGCAGTCCCCGCCCGCACCGTCCGACGGCGTCGCCCCGTACGTCCCGGCGCGACGCAGGCCCAGGGTCGAGGCGGTCCGGGAGTACCCGCCCGGCTGGCCGCCCGAGGAGCTGCCGGGCGGGCTGCCGGCCCCGTTCACCGAGGCGTTCCAGCACGACCCGTACCCGACGCTGCACTGGCTGCGCGAGCACCGGCCGGTGAGCCGGATCATGTCTCCGGACGGTCCGGGCTGGCTGCTGACCCGCTACGACGACGTCCGCCGGGCCCACACCGACCCGCGGGTGAGCTGCGACAGCAAGCGCCTCACCGCCGGCCGTATGTGGCTGCGGCATTGGCCGTCCGAGCTGCGGGAGCGGCTCTTCACCCACCTGCTGGACAGCGACGACCCGCGCCATGGCGAACTGCGCGCGATCATGCGGCCGTTCTTCACGCCTGCCCGCCAGGAACAGTGGCGCTCCCGGGTGCAGCGCGTCGTCGACACCCGGATCGACCAGATCGTGGACCGGGGCCGGGCCGACCTCATGGCGGCCGTCGCCTACCCGCTCGGTGGCAACGTCCTGTTCTCCGTCCTCGGCGCCACCCCGCCCCGGATGAACCATCTGCGGGCGATGATCTGGCGTACCGCCGAATGGAACAACGACGTCCCCTACGTGGCGGCGCTCGCCCACGAGATCGACGGGTTCGTCCGCAAGGCCGTCGCCGAGAAGCGCCGCGCCCCCGGCGACGACCTGATCTCGCTGCTGGTCCGGGCCCGCGACGAGGACGGCCTGATCGGCGAGGACGAACTGCACGGCCAGGTCATGATGATGCTGGTGGCGGGCCAGGACCCCAGCATCAACAGCGTCGGCAACAGCCTGCACGCCCTGCTCACCCACCCCGGCCGGCTCGCCGAACTCCGCGGCGAACCGGCGCTGCTGGAGACGGCCATCGGCGAACTCCTGCGCTACGAGAGCCCGTTGCCGTTCACGAGCTGGCGGGGCACCCTCGAAGCCGTCGAGTTCGGCGAGGTGACCGTCCCCGCGAACGAGTCCCTGTTCCTGTGCCTCGGCGCGGCCAACCGCGACCCCGCCCGCTTCCCCGACCCCGACCTGCTCGACCTGCGCCGCCCCACCCCCGGCCATCTGGCGTTCGGGCACGGCGCCCATTACTGCCTGGGCGCCCACATCGGCCGGATGACGGCCGAGGCCGCCGTCGCCGCCGTCCTGCGCCGGCTGCCCGGTATGCGGCTGGACGGCACGCCGCGGTGGCGTCCCAGCATGTTCGAGCGCGGGCTCAGTGTCCTGCCCGTCGCCTGGGACGTGCCATGCAAGACACGCAAGACGCAGAAGACGCAGAAGGTGCAGAAGACACAGAAGCTGCGGAAGCAGCAGCAGCCCCGGAAGGGGGCCGCTCGGTGA
- a CDS encoding LysR substrate-binding domain-containing protein, which translates to MPLSQQLSQLEAEVGVPLLEPVGRRVRLTAQAEILVAHTEAVLERLERAEADIAASLADLTGTLRIASFQTAALVLVPTALGLLRDRHPRLRVHVTQSEPERALPALQARDFDLVLAEEYPGNPNPRPAELEQEDLLDDPLHLALPHPADGLGTETPTAALRSLADHPWVMEPEGTAARHWAMTLCRNAGFEPDVRFETTDLLLHLRLVEQKHAAAFLPDLVWNGRPPTVPLRQLPRGERTRRVFTVVRRGRGGHPAIRACRDALQRALHD; encoded by the coding sequence GTGCCCCTCTCCCAGCAGCTCTCCCAGCTGGAAGCCGAAGTCGGCGTCCCGCTCCTCGAGCCGGTCGGACGGCGGGTGAGGCTGACCGCGCAGGCGGAGATCCTCGTCGCCCACACCGAAGCGGTCCTGGAGCGACTGGAGCGTGCGGAGGCGGACATCGCCGCGTCCCTGGCCGACCTGACCGGCACGCTGCGCATCGCCTCGTTCCAGACGGCCGCGCTGGTGCTGGTCCCGACCGCGCTCGGCCTGCTGCGCGACCGGCATCCGCGTCTGCGCGTCCACGTCACGCAGTCGGAACCGGAAAGGGCCCTGCCCGCCCTGCAGGCACGCGACTTCGACCTGGTCCTCGCCGAGGAGTACCCCGGCAACCCCAACCCGCGCCCCGCCGAACTCGAGCAGGAAGACCTGCTCGACGACCCCCTTCACCTCGCTTTGCCCCACCCCGCCGACGGCCTCGGCACCGAGACCCCGACGGCGGCGCTGCGCTCACTCGCCGATCACCCCTGGGTGATGGAACCCGAAGGCACAGCCGCCCGGCACTGGGCGATGACCCTGTGCCGCAACGCCGGTTTCGAACCCGACGTACGGTTCGAGACCACCGACCTCCTGCTCCACCTCCGCCTCGTCGAGCAGAAACACGCCGCGGCGTTCCTCCCCGACCTCGTCTGGAACGGACGGCCCCCGACGGTCCCACTACGGCAGCTTCCACGCGGCGAGCGCACCCGCCGCGTCTTCACCGTCGTACGCCGCGGCCGAGGCGGGCATCCCGCCATCCGGGCCTGCCGGGACGCCCTGCAGCGGGCGCTCCACGACTGA
- a CDS encoding TetR family transcriptional regulator, whose product MTKPMARVPQRRNARSNRARILATARKELGRNPDITLEELARASGVVRRTLFGHFPGRAALLEALAEEASESLRSMLAAGAAHFGPGEPAERALAYFVFSIWPVGDRYRLLLALARRDLGVERVAEVLAPARAETTAILERGQRDGVFHGHLPPAVLSAGLEAMTVALLEEVNTGALEDDGTHTAVATLIAAGVPEQKARAAVDAVASTVTTVTTAAEAAADD is encoded by the coding sequence GTGACCAAGCCCATGGCCCGCGTTCCCCAACGGCGCAACGCGCGCTCCAACCGGGCACGCATCCTGGCCACGGCGCGCAAGGAGCTCGGCCGCAACCCGGACATCACGCTGGAGGAACTGGCGCGGGCCTCCGGTGTCGTACGGCGCACCCTCTTCGGTCACTTCCCCGGGCGCGCGGCGCTGCTGGAGGCGCTCGCCGAGGAGGCTTCCGAATCCCTTCGGAGCATGCTGGCGGCCGGTGCCGCGCACTTCGGGCCGGGCGAGCCGGCCGAGCGGGCGCTCGCGTACTTCGTGTTCTCGATCTGGCCCGTGGGGGACCGCTACCGGCTCCTGCTGGCGCTGGCCCGCCGCGACCTGGGCGTCGAACGCGTGGCCGAGGTCCTGGCACCGGCCCGCGCCGAGACCACGGCCATCCTCGAACGAGGCCAGCGGGACGGCGTCTTCCACGGGCACCTGCCGCCGGCCGTGCTGAGCGCCGGTCTGGAGGCTATGACGGTCGCCCTGCTGGAGGAGGTCAACACCGGGGCACTGGAGGACGACGGCACCCACACCGCCGTCGCCACGCTCATCGCGGCCGGTGTACCGGAGCAGAAGGCGCGCGCCGCGGTCGACGCCGTCGCCTCGACGGTGACCACGGTGACTACGGCGGCGGAGGCCGCTGCCGACGACTGA
- a CDS encoding acyl carrier protein gives MNRSEILAELKAMLAEFGDVDPEQVDEQTAFIADLALDSLVLVRMTVVAEERFGVRIPDEVAWELHTVGAVVGYVEEALAARIGTGGE, from the coding sequence GTGAACCGCTCCGAGATCCTGGCCGAGCTGAAGGCGATGCTCGCCGAGTTCGGCGACGTCGACCCCGAACAGGTCGACGAACAGACCGCGTTCATCGCGGACCTCGCCCTCGATTCGCTCGTCCTGGTGCGGATGACCGTCGTCGCCGAGGAGCGGTTCGGGGTGCGCATCCCCGACGAGGTCGCCTGGGAGCTGCACACGGTCGGCGCCGTGGTCGGCTACGTGGAGGAGGCCCTGGCCGCACGGATCGGAACCGGCGGTGAGTGA
- a CDS encoding fatty acyl-AMP ligase — MSELVRFLREKMWLLGDTRWYARVDSVRDELVEVERLGYAQLDARARAVGAWLADRTPPGARVLLMYPAGLEFLTVFLGCLYAGRVAIPAPLPATDRRALERAEGIIRDADVGLVLSDAAHQPGLGSWLAGLDLTARTECVATDGTDRADGTVPPDPGTWSPAALELSATAYIQYTSGSTSEPRGVVVTHRNLLHNLLSIREKLLPEHVLDELRHDPSQSGAGWLPHYHDMGLVGMLLSPLASCGNLVFCSPVSFIAHPLLWLRMISRYRSFYTFAPNFGYDWLLRSLNDSQLADLEPDLSLDCLRFALSGAEPVRADVLNAVARRLAPIGFRPAIWAPSYGLAEATLMVTGTSCGSGPTVGRFDRDALEAGRAVPAPDGVDLVGCGRPVGADVRIVDSATSCPLEGGRVGEIWVRGDSVADGYLNDPQGTAEHFAAVTADGDGPYLRTGDLGFLQDGELYVTGRAKDLIIANGRNIHPQDIERISETADPATGPCAAFALPDASGHERIVLVQEIRPLHLNGRAPAALADLIRRRLARELRLAVQVVIVGPMSVPRTTSGKIQRSRTRDELRSTGLDPLYSDLLTPKGERPVREGGPCGTGRGQSSTLGEAARTHPAQQ, encoded by the coding sequence GTGAGTGAACTCGTCCGGTTCCTGCGCGAGAAGATGTGGCTCCTCGGCGACACCCGCTGGTACGCGCGCGTGGACAGCGTCCGGGACGAGCTCGTCGAGGTGGAACGGCTCGGGTACGCCCAACTCGACGCGCGGGCCCGAGCGGTGGGGGCATGGCTGGCCGACCGGACACCGCCCGGCGCGCGCGTCCTGCTGATGTACCCGGCGGGTCTGGAGTTCCTCACGGTCTTCCTCGGCTGCCTGTACGCCGGGCGGGTCGCCATCCCCGCCCCGCTGCCGGCCACCGACCGGCGGGCCCTGGAACGCGCCGAGGGCATCATCCGCGACGCGGACGTCGGGCTGGTCCTCAGCGATGCCGCTCACCAGCCCGGGCTCGGCTCCTGGCTGGCAGGCCTGGACCTCACCGCGCGGACGGAGTGCGTCGCGACCGACGGGACCGACAGGGCCGACGGGACCGTACCGCCCGACCCCGGCACCTGGTCTCCTGCAGCCCTGGAGCTCTCCGCGACCGCCTACATCCAGTACACCTCCGGGTCGACGAGCGAGCCGCGCGGTGTCGTCGTCACCCACCGGAACCTGCTGCACAACCTGCTGTCGATCAGGGAGAAGCTCCTCCCCGAGCACGTCCTGGACGAACTGCGCCACGACCCGTCGCAGTCCGGCGCCGGATGGCTCCCGCACTACCACGACATGGGCCTGGTCGGCATGCTGCTCAGCCCGCTCGCGAGCTGCGGCAACCTCGTCTTCTGCTCCCCGGTGTCCTTCATCGCCCACCCGCTGCTGTGGCTCCGGATGATCAGCCGATACCGGTCCTTCTACACCTTCGCCCCGAATTTCGGCTACGACTGGCTGCTGAGGAGCCTCAACGACAGCCAACTGGCCGATCTGGAACCGGACTTGAGTTTGGACTGCCTGCGCTTCGCACTGAGCGGCGCCGAGCCCGTCCGCGCCGACGTCCTGAACGCGGTCGCCCGCCGACTCGCCCCCATCGGCTTCCGTCCGGCCATCTGGGCGCCCAGCTACGGCCTGGCCGAGGCCACGCTCATGGTGACCGGCACGTCCTGCGGCAGCGGGCCGACCGTGGGGCGCTTCGACCGGGACGCACTGGAGGCCGGCCGGGCCGTACCCGCCCCGGACGGCGTTGACCTGGTCGGCTGCGGCCGTCCCGTCGGCGCCGACGTCCGGATCGTCGACTCCGCGACCTCATGTCCCCTGGAGGGCGGGCGGGTCGGCGAGATCTGGGTACGCGGCGACAGCGTCGCCGACGGCTACCTCAACGACCCGCAGGGCACCGCCGAGCACTTCGCCGCTGTCACCGCCGACGGCGACGGCCCGTACCTGCGCACCGGAGACCTCGGTTTCCTCCAGGACGGGGAGCTCTACGTCACCGGTCGCGCCAAGGACCTGATCATCGCCAACGGGCGCAACATCCACCCCCAGGACATCGAGCGCATCAGCGAAACAGCCGACCCCGCGACCGGCCCCTGCGCCGCCTTCGCCCTGCCCGACGCCTCCGGCCACGAGCGGATCGTCCTGGTCCAGGAAATCCGCCCGCTCCACCTCAACGGCCGCGCTCCCGCGGCCCTCGCCGACCTCATCAGAAGGCGCCTGGCCCGCGAACTGCGGCTGGCCGTCCAGGTCGTCATCGTCGGACCGATGAGCGTGCCCCGGACCACCAGCGGCAAGATCCAGCGCTCACGAACCCGCGACGAGCTCCGCTCCACGGGCCTCGATCCCCTGTACTCCGACCTGCTCACCCCGAAGGGGGAGAGGCCGGTGCGCGAGGGCGGTCCGTGCGGGACCGGACGGGGGCAGTCGTCCACCCTCGGAGAGGCTGCCCGCACCCACCCGGCACAGCAGTGA
- a CDS encoding SDR family NAD(P)-dependent oxidoreductase, whose amino-acid sequence MYTVYPAARVGEAFALLQHSRHIGKVVVSLDPQDGPVPVRNRPEPPRFDPDGTYLVTGGLSGFGAATARRLADRGARHLALVSRRGPDGPEAADVLSDLAALGVTATPYAADVTDSAAMAEVISRVDASGHRLTGVVHAAMTLDDAPLTELTDERIRAVLAPKMVGAEVLDALTREHDLRLFWLYSSFTTAVGNVKQSAYVGGNLFTEALARRRHGTEPALAVTWGALGDCGHVAREGLVPSMQALGTSPLGSREALDALESLAASGTAVAGIGRYDWARMRAFLPALTTPRFAALLPADGELGGHTRQDLVAALAGLTAEEALTTVGGTLTEYLAQILQTNAARLDPKLPLQDYGVDSLMAAELLTTLRQRLDVEIPPLELLQGGVTVTDLARHVLLRLGVRTTDTANG is encoded by the coding sequence GTGTACACGGTGTACCCGGCCGCCCGGGTCGGTGAGGCGTTCGCGCTGCTGCAGCACTCGCGGCACATCGGCAAGGTCGTCGTGAGCCTCGATCCGCAGGACGGCCCGGTTCCCGTCCGCAACCGGCCCGAGCCGCCCCGGTTCGATCCCGACGGCACCTATCTGGTCACCGGTGGGCTGAGCGGATTCGGCGCCGCGACCGCCCGCCGGCTCGCCGACCGCGGCGCCCGTCATCTGGCCCTGGTCTCCCGGCGGGGCCCCGACGGTCCCGAGGCGGCCGACGTACTGTCCGACCTGGCCGCGCTGGGGGTGACCGCCACGCCGTACGCCGCCGACGTCACCGACTCCGCAGCCATGGCCGAGGTGATCAGCCGTGTCGACGCCTCCGGGCACCGGCTCACGGGGGTGGTCCACGCGGCCATGACGCTCGACGACGCCCCGCTCACCGAACTGACCGACGAACGGATCCGCGCGGTCCTCGCCCCCAAGATGGTCGGCGCGGAGGTCCTCGACGCGCTGACCCGCGAGCACGACCTGCGGCTGTTCTGGCTGTACTCCTCGTTCACCACGGCCGTCGGCAACGTCAAGCAGTCCGCCTACGTCGGCGGGAACCTGTTCACCGAAGCGCTGGCCCGCAGGCGGCACGGCACCGAACCGGCCCTCGCCGTCACCTGGGGTGCGCTCGGGGACTGCGGCCATGTCGCCCGCGAGGGCCTCGTACCGTCCATGCAAGCGCTCGGCACGTCCCCGCTCGGCTCGCGCGAGGCGCTGGACGCCCTGGAGTCCCTGGCGGCGTCCGGCACCGCGGTCGCCGGTATCGGCCGCTACGACTGGGCCCGAATGCGCGCCTTCCTGCCCGCCCTGACCACGCCCCGCTTCGCGGCGCTGCTGCCCGCCGACGGCGAGCTCGGCGGCCACACCCGCCAGGACCTCGTGGCGGCCCTGGCCGGCCTCACCGCCGAAGAGGCGCTGACGACCGTCGGCGGCACTCTCACCGAGTACCTGGCCCAGATCCTGCAGACCAACGCCGCCCGCCTCGATCCGAAGCTGCCGCTTCAGGACTACGGCGTCGACTCCCTGATGGCCGCCGAGCTGCTGACCACACTGCGCCAACGCCTCGATGTCGAGATCCCGCCCCTGGAACTCCTCCAGGGCGGCGTCACCGTCACCGACCTCGCCCGCCACGTGCTGCTGCGCCTGGGCGTGCGCACCACCGACACCGCCAACGGCTGA
- a CDS encoding VOC family protein, with the protein MSTTSCVFGAVHLGYIVIETNRLSDWRRFGADAIGMHHDDVSHDLMRFRLDDQECRFLVRKGPAEDVVALGWHIDDHASFEQIEARIRAHGVPLVVGTVEEAQLRGVERLLRFPGPKGITQEIYTTPVKSAEPLRMAASGFVTGDSGMGHVAITSTRPTQLRGYFNTVFDARLTDYIDETISGVKLKIRFLRVNERHHSIAIAAVRGLPVDPVRTRVQHLNIQTATLDDVARSYQRVHELGFEMALSVGRHTNDKELSYYARTPSGFEWEVGWNPVVVDENTWQPSTHQGISIWGHTPVGRTIVDKLDQFRLAARSLTRRENTVPALSGTGIPDD; encoded by the coding sequence ATGAGCACCACGTCCTGTGTCTTCGGTGCCGTGCACCTCGGCTACATCGTCATCGAGACCAATCGTCTCAGCGACTGGCGGCGCTTCGGCGCCGACGCCATCGGGATGCATCACGACGACGTCTCCCACGACCTGATGCGCTTCAGGCTGGACGACCAGGAGTGCCGCTTTCTGGTGCGGAAGGGCCCGGCGGAGGACGTCGTCGCCCTGGGCTGGCACATCGACGACCACGCCTCCTTCGAGCAGATCGAGGCGCGCATACGGGCCCACGGCGTCCCTCTCGTCGTAGGCACCGTCGAGGAGGCCCAACTCCGGGGAGTCGAGCGGCTGTTGCGCTTCCCGGGGCCCAAGGGCATCACCCAGGAGATCTACACGACCCCGGTGAAGTCGGCGGAACCCCTGCGCATGGCGGCCTCCGGCTTCGTGACCGGTGATTCCGGCATGGGCCACGTGGCCATCACGTCGACCAGGCCCACCCAGCTGCGCGGGTACTTCAACACCGTCTTCGACGCCCGGCTCACCGACTACATCGACGAGACCATCAGCGGCGTCAAGCTCAAGATCCGCTTCCTGCGGGTCAACGAACGCCATCACTCCATCGCGATCGCGGCTGTCCGTGGTCTGCCCGTCGACCCGGTCCGCACCCGCGTCCAGCACCTCAACATCCAGACTGCCACCCTCGACGACGTGGCGCGGAGCTACCAGCGCGTGCACGAACTCGGCTTCGAGATGGCCCTGTCGGTGGGCCGGCACACCAACGACAAGGAGCTCTCCTACTACGCCCGGACCCCGTCCGGCTTCGAGTGGGAGGTCGGCTGGAACCCCGTCGTCGTCGACGAGAACACCTGGCAGCCCAGCACCCACCAGGGCATCAGCATCTGGGGCCACACCCCGGTCGGCCGGACCATCGTCGACAAACTCGACCAGTTCCGCCTCGCCGCACGCTCCCTGACCCGCCGGGAGAACACCGTCCCCGCGCTCAGCGGCACCGGCATCCCCGACGACTGA
- a CDS encoding TetR/AcrR family transcriptional regulator: protein MPEEESILLRGLEAFAELGYDRASARELARRLGVSHNFINDRYGSKAAFWRAVMDAALGAQLARLPQGDPDPSVDDAECLRRIIAGFYRSAVDTPLIGRVFVVEFSQETERLDYLYERYVAPTLQLMAPSIERLVAAGRMAPVPLDVLFFAVVPPVSAMVGTPLARRLGRAEAASPDRLTATAEQLAALVVNGLLATGAGSRSRG, encoded by the coding sequence GTGCCCGAGGAGGAGAGCATCCTGCTGCGCGGGCTGGAGGCCTTCGCGGAGCTGGGCTACGACCGCGCTTCCGCCCGCGAGCTCGCCCGCCGACTGGGCGTCAGCCACAACTTCATCAACGACCGGTACGGGTCCAAGGCGGCGTTCTGGCGCGCGGTGATGGACGCCGCCCTCGGGGCGCAGTTGGCGCGCCTGCCGCAGGGGGATCCGGATCCCTCGGTCGACGATGCCGAGTGCCTGCGGCGGATCATCGCCGGGTTCTACCGGTCCGCAGTGGACACGCCCCTCATCGGACGGGTCTTCGTCGTCGAGTTCTCCCAGGAGACCGAGCGGCTGGACTACCTCTACGAGCGCTACGTCGCTCCGACCCTGCAGCTGATGGCGCCCAGCATCGAGCGGCTCGTCGCCGCGGGGCGCATGGCGCCCGTCCCCCTGGACGTGCTGTTCTTCGCCGTCGTCCCTCCCGTCTCGGCCATGGTGGGCACGCCTCTGGCCCGGCGCCTGGGCAGAGCCGAGGCCGCCTCGCCGGATCGACTCACCGCCACGGCGGAACAGTTGGCGGCGCTGGTGGTCAACGGACTGCTCGCGACAGGGGCAGGGAGTCGCTCCCGGGGCTGA